A genomic stretch from Helianthus annuus cultivar XRQ/B chromosome 1, HanXRQr2.0-SUNRISE, whole genome shotgun sequence includes:
- the LOC110943377 gene encoding sm-like protein LSM2: MLFFSYFKDLVGREVTVELKNDLAIRGTLHSVDQYLNIKLENTRVVDQDKFPHMLSVRNCFIRGSVVRYVQLPPDGVDIELLHDATRREARGG, encoded by the exons atg TTGTTCTTCTCCTACTTCAAGGATTTGGTCGGAAGAGAAGTCACCGTTGAACTGAAGAATGATTTAGCGATTAGAGGCACTCTTCATTCCGTCGATCAATATCTCAATATCAAACTCGAAAACACCAGAGTCGTTGATCAGGACAAGTTCCCTCACATG CTTTCGGTGAGGAACTGTTTCATCAGAGGATCAGTAGTGAGGTATGTGCAGTTACCGCCAGACGGAGTAGACATCGAGCTGCTCCATGATGCCACTAGAAGAGAAGCCCGGGGCGGTTAG
- the LOC110943370 gene encoding BTB/POZ and MATH domain-containing protein 2, with the protein MGRPYTDPSRPSAPSSSSSTTSSPPVLTTSMSVTETVKGEHNFKISGYSLSKGIGIGKYVASDTFTVGGYSWAVYFYPDGKSVEDNGSYVSLFIALASEGSDVRALFELTLVDQSGNERHKVHSHFGRALESGPYTLKYRGSMWGYKRFFKRSALETSDYLKDDCLQVHCCVGVVKSHTEGPKSYSIHVPPSDIGQHFGQLLEHGKWTDVSFEVNGETFAAHKLVLAARSPVFRAQLFGPMKDQNVKCIKVEDIEAPVFKALLHFIYWEKLPDMEELTGLNTKWASTLMYQHLLAAADRYGLERLCMLCESNLCEGVAINTVATTLALAEQHHCLQLKSVCLKFVALPENLRAVMQTDGFDYLKESCPDVLTELLEQVARNNEHSLAVCSHPNAIILDGSDVHGRRVKPRL; encoded by the exons ATGGGTAGACCGTACACAGACCCATCACGCCCATCtgcaccatcatcatcatcctccacaACGTCATCACCACCGGTGCTGACGACATCAATGTCAGTTACAGAAACAGTGAAGGGAGAACACAATTTCAAGATATCGGGGTACTCGTTATCGAAGGGGATAGGGATCGGGAAATATGTAGCGTCTGATACGTTTACGGTGGGTGGGTATTCATGGGCGGTGTATTTTTACCCGGATGGGAAGAGTGTGGAGGACAATGGGAGTTACGTGTCGTTGTTTATCGCGTTGGCGAGTGAAGGGTCGGATGTTCGGGCTTTGTTTGAGTTGACTTTGGTTGATCAGAGTGGGAATGAGAGGCATAAGGTTCATAGTCATTTCGGGAGAGCGTTGGAGAGCGGGCCCTATACGCTTAAGTACCGCGGTAGCATGTG GGGATACAAGCGGTTTTTCAAAAGATCCGCTTTAGAAACATCAGACTACCTAAAAGACGATTGCCTTCAAGTTCATTGCTGCGTCGGTGTGGTCAAGTCCCACACCGAGGGTCCTAAGTCCTACTCGATTCACGTGCCACCTTCAGATATCGGGCAGCATTTCGGGCAGCTTCTGGAACATGGAAAATGGACCGATGTCTCTTTTGAAGTAAACGGAGAAACCTTTGCTGCCCATAAATTGGTTCTCGCAGCCCGCTCACCTGTTTTCAGGGCCCAACTTTTTGGCCCAATGAAAGATCAAAACGTCAAGTGTATCAAAGTTGAAGACATTGAAGCCCCGGTTTTTAAG GCGCTGCTGCATTTTATATACTGGGAAAAACTGCCCGACATGGAAGAGCTAACGGGCCTGAATACAAAATGGGCTTCAACTTTGATGTATCAGCATCTGCTTGCAGCTGCCGATCGATACGGTTTAGAGAGGCTTTGTATGTTATGTGAATCTAATCTTTGTGAAGGTGTCGCCATTAATACAGTTGCAACAACATTAGCATTGGCCGAACAACACCATTGCCTCCAGTTAAAGTCCGTTTGTCTAAAATTTGTCGCATTGCCCGAGAATCTCAGAG CTGTGATGCAGACCGACGGGTTTGACTACTTAAAAGAAAGCTGTCCTGATGTGTTGACGGAGCTGTTGGAACAAGTGGCTAGAAACAACGAGCATTCTCTAGCTGTTTGCAGTCACCCAAATGCGATTATACTCGATGGAAGTGATGTTCATGGTAGACGGGTTAAACCCAGACTGTAA